GCTGAATTTCACACGCCAGGTGTCCAGCGCGGAGCTTTCCTCCGCCGCGATGTGGGTCTGAAACTTCACCGCATCAGCACCTGCTGCCGCAGCAGCATCGATGTAGGCATGCGCGGTGCCGAGGCTGCCGTCATGCGCCTGCGCGACTTCAGCGATGATGAAGCTTGGTGCAGCAGGATTCTGCCAAAGGTCGTTGATGTCGCGGAGTTGAGCCATGGGAGAGCGTAGCCGGTCGGTCAACCTGCCTTGCCGACCTGCTTGTAAAACTCCAGCGTCTGGCGCAGACCTTCCTCCCAGGCCACCTTCACCTCATAGCCGAGTCCGGCGCGCGCTGCGCTGATGTCTGCAAGTGAGTGCAGCACATCGCCTGCACGTGCAGACTCAAAGCGCGGCTGCAGTTGCTGGCCCGTGAGCTGGTTGATGTCCTTCACCAGACGGATCAGGTCGATGGAATGACCGGCGGCCACATTAAAAACTTTGCCCGCCGCCTTCTCCGCCGGGGCCTCCGCCGCCAGCAGATTCGCGGAGACCGCATTGTCCACAAAGGTAAAGTCACGCGCCTGGCTGCCGTCTCCAAAGATGACAGGGGCTTTGCCTTCGAGCATCAGGGTGCAGAACTTGGCGATCACGCCCGAATACGGCGAATCAAAGGCCTGACGCGGACCGAAGATGTTGAAGTAGCGCAGCGCGATGGCTTCAAAGCCATAGAGCTGGTGGAAAAGCTGGCAGTAGCGCTCACCGCCGTACTTTTGCAGCGCATAAGGGGAAAGAGGCTGCACGGGAAGGCTTTCGTGCTTGGAGGGCGCATCCGCGTTTCCGTAGATGGAGGAAGAAGAAGCAAACATCAGGCGCTTCACGCCGGCATCACGTGCGGCCAGCAGCACATTCAGTGTGCCGTCCAGATTCTGCGCATTGCTTTCCAGCGGCTCGGCGACGGAGCGCGGCACCGAGGGCAGCGCACCCTGGTGAAACACCCAATCCACGCCCGGCATCAGCTTGGCCAGCAGGTCGCGGTCACGGATGTCTCCCTCGACGAGATCGACTTTGTCCCCGGGTTTTTTCCAGTCCAGGTTCTTGGGATTGCCGAGCGAGAGATTGTCCAGCACGATAACCTCCGCCCCTCTGCGGCAGAGCTCCTCCGTGATGTGGGACCCGATGAAACCTGCACCACCTGTGACGAGAGCTTTCATGCTTTAAAATAGTTTGGTTTGCCCTTCATCAGGGCGCTGAGCGCATTGCGGGAGTCCACCACCAGACGGGAAT
The sequence above is drawn from the Prosthecobacter vanneervenii genome and encodes:
- a CDS encoding SDR family oxidoreductase, whose protein sequence is MKALVTGGAGFIGSHITEELCRRGAEVIVLDNLSLGNPKNLDWKKPGDKVDLVEGDIRDRDLLAKLMPGVDWVFHQGALPSVPRSVAEPLESNAQNLDGTLNVLLAARDAGVKRLMFASSSSIYGNADAPSKHESLPVQPLSPYALQKYGGERYCQLFHQLYGFEAIALRYFNIFGPRQAFDSPYSGVIAKFCTLMLEGKAPVIFGDGSQARDFTFVDNAVSANLLAAEAPAEKAAGKVFNVAAGHSIDLIRLVKDINQLTGQQLQPRFESARAGDVLHSLADISAARAGLGYEVKVAWEEGLRQTLEFYKQVGKAG